One stretch of Thalassophryne amazonica chromosome 19, fThaAma1.1, whole genome shotgun sequence DNA includes these proteins:
- the sumo3a gene encoding small ubiquitin-related modifier 3-like — MSEEKPKEGVKTENDHINLKVAGQDGSVVQFKIKRHTPLSKLMKAYCERQGLSIRQIRFRFDGQPINETDTPAQLEMEDEDTIDVFQQQTGGYC; from the exons ATGTCGGAGGAAAAGCCAAAG GAGGGAGTGAAGACTGAGAACGATCACATCAACCTCAAGGTTGCTGGACAGGATGGTTCagtggtccagtttaaaatcaaaagacacacaccgcTCAGCAAACTGATGAAGGCGTACTGTGAACGACAG GGTCTCTCGATAAGGCAGATCAGGTTCAGGTTTGATGGCCAGCCGATCAACGAGACGGATACACCTGCACAG CTGGAGATGGAAGATGAAGACACCATAGATGTATTCCAGCAGCAGACAGGTGGCTACTGCTAA